In the Passer domesticus isolate bPasDom1 chromosome 4, bPasDom1.hap1, whole genome shotgun sequence genome, one interval contains:
- the SPR gene encoding sepiapterin reductase, protein MEPAPGAGSGSGAGSGSGSGSGSGSGSGSGSGSGSGSGSGSGSGSGSGPRPGPAPGRWAATACVVTGASRGFGRSLARLLAPQLGPGSALLLLARSADALAELATELRAGATGSDTRSDTGSDTGSDTRSDTGSDTGLRVQCVAADLGCEQGLRRAGAALRELLQDASFGRLLLVNNAGSLGDISKSFLDLTDLEEINTYFSFNISSALCLTSTALRAFGARPGSSRTVVNISSLCALEPFPSWALYCSGKAARDMMFRVLALEEPGLRVLSYAPGPLDTDMQLLARTRTGDPGLRRRFQRLQEQGQLIDSSVSAQKLLRLLQEDSFPSGAHVDFFDI, encoded by the exons ATGGAgccggcaccgggagcggggtCGGGATCGGGAGCGGGGTCAGGATCGGGATCGGGGTCGGGGTCAGGATCGGGGTCGGGGTCAGGATCGGggtcgggatcgggatcgggatcgggatcgggatcggggtCGGGATCGGGACCGAGaccgggaccggcaccgggGCGCTGGGCCGCCACCGCCTGCGTGGTGACCGGCGCTTCCCGCGGCTTCGGCCGCAGCCTGGCGCGGCTGCTGGCGCCGCAGCTCGGGCCCGGCtcggcgctgctgctgctggcgcgCTCCGCGGACGCGCTGGCCGAGCTGGCGACCGAGCTGCGCGCCGGGGCCACCGGCAGCGACACCCGCAGTGACACCGGCAGCGACACCGGCAGTGACACCCGCAGTGACACCGGCAGTGACACCGGGCTGCGGGTGCAGTGCGTGGCCGCTGACCTGGGCTGCGAGCAGGGGCTGCGCAGGGCGGGCGCTGCCCTgcgggagctgctgcaggacgcGTCCTTCGGCCGCCTGCTCCTGGTCAACAACGCCG GCTCCTTGGGAGACATCTCCAAATCCTTCCTGGACCTCACCGACCTGGAGGAGATCAACACCTACTTCTCCTTCAACATCAGCTCGGCGCTCTGCCTGACCTCCACGGCCCTGAGGGCCTTTGGGGCacggcctggcagcagcaggaccgTGGTGAACATCTcctccctgtgtgccctggagcccttccccagctgggctctgtACTGCTCCGGGAAGGCTGCCCGGGATATGATGTTCCGTGTGCTGGCGCTGGAGGAGCCCGGGCTCCGTGTGCTCAGCTATGCCCCGG ggCCTCTGGACACAGACATGCAGCTCCTGGCCCGGACCAGGACTGGGGACCCTGGGCTGCGCCGGCgcttccagaggctgcaggagcaggggcagctcaTCGACAGCTCCGTGTCAGCCCAGAAGCTGCTCCGGCTCCTGCAGGAGGATTCCTTTCCCTCGGGAGCACACGTGGATTTCTTTGACATCTGA